One Aethina tumida isolate Nest 87 chromosome 5, icAetTumi1.1, whole genome shotgun sequence genomic window carries:
- the LOC109603442 gene encoding uncharacterized protein LOC109603442 — MLSIVLLSVLLNVGVFSYDETKFLDHSLNNSLNLQLNNSYACDSALISLTSLEKFNLFDASAKIPNGIFSLNLFDLGSFDECLEFKAATLEDVYGKYCLGSVVVDPTKLYSQFNKTLYPKLKEATSTLVFKLGYCLLDVCSTEDFQRILPWATFTDTLCYAKRDKVQFDAVDATAISIFSIIASIVILSTIYDVYLFYQQQQKPWHTLLVAFSLWTNGRKILHTSSNSNQLTCISGIKALSMVWIVYAHVNLYLLYFAVDNIKYMSAFSKSRNNMHLMSATLTVDTFFAVGGLLLTYTFLKSQKLKTFNVGMFYFHRYLRLTPPFAAVVFFHASIFKYIGSGPLWGSVYALQQPCRDYWWSSLLYIQNFINVNNMCTGQSWYLNADMQIYLFTPIILVPLVKWPKYALGALLGLAVAGVVVPFGISYGLDLQSSLAAEDRDNMNDYMDYYYLQAYARFGPYVIGMIFGYFIYLVKHRDEKTIKWNRPLVIFSWLVALGGLLACSYGNGEMFTGLTTDVWSKSFHNGLNRNAWALAICIIVMLCSLGYGGPINAFLSLPLFQIVAKLSYSIYLLHITVIESRLMNNKIIEHFSEMSVISTFWGDFMNTLIISFFLSTIFESPIIVIEKVLFGKSKKKEVDGDTIKHQLKPSTKKWHSELPFYREAIKMFYLPLAKKYYRLSTKEAGSTGVLTLILTLMGVDMRILNAFLCTWLSVGALKFDGKFLNFSLGNIKELHLDKRYTCDKTLIDLSDLERFQLLDASAKIPNGIFKGNLYDFGSFEECLDFEATSVKNVQGKYCLGSIHVDPKLYSQIDKNFSAQTFKMGYCLLNICTKQDFQRILYWATFKDTWCYKKSDPVIVDAVDITAISIFALIAFIVTLSTSYDIFLFYRKKQPKYAVLVAYSLWTNGRKIVHTSTNPNQLTCINGMKTLSMVWIVYAHVNLYLLYFAVDNLEDMAEYSKNQFNMHLMAATLTVDTFFAMGGLLLTYTFLKYQKVDKFNFAVFYLHRYLRLTPTFAAVILFHASIFKFMGSGPLWGNVYELQQPCRRYWWSSLLYIQNFVNVDNMCVGHSWYLNADMQIYMFTPIILITLAKWPKYALGVLCALAAAGIGVPFGISYGLDLQSSMAAVDRGNMANFMNYYYVQAYARFGPYVIGMIFGYAIYKIKQRETESPKWKKWLVCILWLVALGIILGCTYGNGVMFTGHTTDIWSKSFHNGLTRNAWAWAICLVISLCSLGYGGPINAFLSMPLFHIVAKLSYSIYLLHIVVIELRLMNNKMVEHFSASNINQAFWGDFIYTLIFSFFVCAIFESPIIIIEKLILGRYEEESNKT, encoded by the exons ATGCTATCGATCGTTTTGCTTAGCGTTTTGCTGAATGTCGGTGTTTTCAGCTATGACGAGACGAAGTTTTTGGATCACTCTTTAAACAACTCCCTGaacttacaattaaataatagttatgCTTGTGACAGTGCATTAATAAGTTTAACCAGTTTGGAGAAGTTTAACT TGTTTGATGCCAGTGCCAAAATTCCAAATGGTATTTTCAGCTTGAACTTATTTGATCTTGGAAGTTTCGATGAGTGTCTGGAGTTTAAAGCTGCCACATTAGAGGATGTTTATGGGAAGTATTGTTTGGGGTCGGTTGTTGTGGATCCCACAAAGTTGTATTCACag tttaataaaactttgtatCCCAAACTAAAAGAGGCCACTTCGACATTAGTCTTCAAATTGGGGTACTGCCTTTTGGACGTGTGCAGTACGGAAGACTTTCAAAGAATATTACCTTGGGCAACTTTTACAGACACTTTGTGCTACGCCAAAAGGGATAAAGTCCAATTTGATGCAGTGGATGCAACAGCCat ATCAATATTTTCCATAATAGCTTCCATTGTCATCCTATCAACGATTTACGACGTTTACTTATTCTATCAGCAACAACAAA AACCTTGGCATACATTACTGGTGGCCTTTTCACTTTGGACGAACGGCAGGAAAATATTGCACACCTCCTCCAACTCAAACCAACTAACCTGCATAAGCGGCATAAAGGCTTTGAGCATGGTATGGATAGTTTACGCCCACGTAAACTTATACCTACTCTACTTCGCAGTCGACAACATCAAATACATGTCAGCATTCTCCAAAAGCCGAAACAACATGCACTTAATGTCCGCCACTTTGACCGTCGACACCTTCTTCGCCGTTGGAGGGTTGCTCTTGACCTACACCTTCCTGAAGTCCCAAAAGCTGAAGACGTTCAACGTGGGCATGTTTTATTTCCACAGATACCTGAG ACTGACTCCACCTTTTGCTGCGGTCGTCTTTTTCCACGCctcaatttttaagtatattggAAGTGGGCCCTTGTGGGGGAGTGTGTATGCTCTTCAGCAGCCCTGCCGCGACTACTGGTGGTCTTCCTTACTCtacatacaaaatttcatcaaCGTTAACAACATG tgtaCTGGACAGTCTTGGTATTTGAACGCTGACATGCAGATATATTTGTTCACtccaattattttagtacCCTTGGTAAAATGGCCCAAATATGCCTTGGGTGCTTTATTGGGGTTAGCAGTAGCTGGTGTTGTAGTTCCTTTTGGAATATCTTATGGATTAGACCTGCAATCATCTTTGGCTGCTGAAGACAGGGATAATATGAATGACTACATGGATTACTATTATCTCCAAGCTTACGCCAGGTTTGGGCCTTATGTTATTGGTATGATTTTTGGTTACTTCATCTACTTAGTCAAACATAGGGATGAGAAAACCATAAAATGGAACAGACCA ctGGTCATCTTCTCCTGGTTGGTTGCCTTAGGAGGGCTTCTGGCCTGCTCTTACGGTAATGGTGAGATGTTTACAGGCCTAACAACAGACGTATGGTCCAAGTCATTCCACAATGGGCTTAACAGAAATGCCTGGGCTTTAGCCATCTGTATCATAGTTATGCTGTGCAGCTTAGGATATGGAG GTCCCATTAATGCCTTCCTGTCGTTGCCACTATTTCAAATAGTTGCCAAACTGtcatattctatttatttgctGCACATAACTGTAATAGAATCGAGGCTcatgaataacaaaattattgaacacTTTTCAGAAATGAGTGTT aTTTCAACGTTTTGGGGGGACTTTATGAATACTTTAATCATTTCCTTCTTCCTGAGCACCATTTTTGAGTCTCCAATAATTGTTATAGAAAAAGTCCTCTTTG gaaAGAGCAAAAAGAAGGAAGTTGATGGTGATACAATAAAA CACCAGCTGAAACCGTCAACGAAAAAATGGCACAGTGAACTCCCCTTTTATCGAgaagcaataaaaatgttttatttgccGTTGGCAAAGAAATATTACCGGCTGAGCACGAAGGAAGCAGGAAGCACCGGAGTGTTAAC ATTGATCTTAACTTTGATGGGGGTAGATATGAGGATTTTGAATGCTTTCCTTTGCACCTGGCTGAGTGTGGGTGCTTTAAAGTTTGATGGgaagtttttgaatttctcATTGGGCAACATAAAAGAGTTACATTTAGACAAAAGATATACGTGTGATAAGACGCTTATAGATCTAAGCGACTTGGAGAGGtttcaat TGTTAGATGCAAGTGCCAAAATTCCAAATGGAATATTCAAGGGGAACTTGTATGATTTTGGAAGTTTCGAAGAATGCTTAGATTTTGAAGCTACTTCTGTAAAAAATGTCCaaggaaaatattgtttggGATCGATCCATGTGGATCCCAAACTATATTCACAG ATTGATAAGAATTTCTCTGCTCAAACGTTCAAAATGGGGTACTGccttttgaatatttgcacCAAGCAGGACTTCCAAAGGATTTTATACTGGGCCACTTTCAAAGACACGTGGTGCTACAAGAAGAGTGATCCAGTTATTGTGGATGCAGTGGACATTACAgccat ATCAATATTTGCCCTAATTGCTTTCATTGTCACCTTATCAACGTCTTATGACATCTTCTTGTTCTACCGAAAGAAAC aACCAAAGTATGCAGTACTGGTGGCGTACTCACTTTGGACGAACGGCAGGAAAATAGTGCACACCTCCACAAACCCAAACCAACTAACCTGCATAAACGGCATGAAAACTTTGAGCATGGTATGGATTGTTTACGCCCACGTAAACTTATACTTACTCTATTTCGCAGTCGATAACCTCGAAGACATGGCCGAATATTCCAAAAACCAATTCAACATGCACTTAATGGCCGCCACCTTAACTGTCGACACCTTCTTTGCCATGGGGGGGTTGCTTTTGACCTACACCTTTCTGAAGTACCAAAAAGTGGACAAGTTCAACTTTGCCGTGTTTTACTTGCACAGATACCTAAG GCTGACTCCGACTTTTGCTGCTGTCATTTTGTTTCACGCCtccatttttaagtttatgggAAGTGGGCCTTTGTGGGGTAATGTTTATGAGCTACAGCAACCTTGTCGTCGTTACTGGTGGTCTTCTCTGCTctacattcaaaattttgtcaaCGTTGATAACATG TGTGTTGGACACTCTTGGTATTTGAATGCTGATATGCAGATATACATGTTCAccccaattattttaattactttggcAAAGTGGCCTAAATATGCCTTGGGTGTTTTATGTGCTTTGGCAGCTGCAGGAATTGGAGTTCCTTTTGGAATTTCCTATGGGTTGGACCTACAATCTTCCATGGCGGCTGTAGACAG AGGCAATATGGCTAACTTCATGAATTACTATTACGTCCAAGCCTATGCCAGATTTGGACCTTACGTTATTGGTATGATTTTTGGTTACGCCATCTACAAAATCAAACAAAGAGAGACTGAAAGCCCCAAATGGAAGAAATGG CTGGTCTGCATCTTGTGGTTGGTTGCCCTGGGCATAATTTTGGGCTGCACTTACGGCAACGGCGTAATGTTTACGGGTCACACAACCGATATTTGGTCCAAATCGTTCCACAACGGTTTGACCAGAAACGCGTGGGCGTGGGCCATCTGCCTCGTTATTTCTCTGTGCAGTTTAGGATATGgag GACCCATCAATGCATTCCTGTCGATGCCGTTGTTCCATATAGTTGCCAAGCTGTcctattctatttatttgttgCACATTGTTGTGATAGAACTAAGActgatgaataataaaatggttGAGCACTTTTCTGCATCAAATATT aatcaaGCCTTTTGGggtgattttatatatactttaattttttcgtttttcgtctgtgctatttttgaaagtccgataattattattgaaaaacttaTACTTGGTAG atacgaagaagaatcaaataaaacatga
- the LOC126265602 gene encoding nose resistant to fluoxetine protein 6-like produces the protein MIWVVFGHSHSMFQSYILENIIDVADFITDAKNMYMLAAPLSVDTFFAIGGILTIYTFFKAHEKGVKFNVILFYIHRYLRLTPALMAMILYQATLVRYAVNRPGSAIENLSDPCRQYWWSTILYIQNYVEPTKSV, from the exons ATGATATGGGTGGTGTTTGGGCACTCACATTCAATGTTTCAGTCCTATATATTAGAAAACATTATTGATGTAGCCGACTTTATAACTGACGCCAAGAACATGTACATGCTTGCAGCCCCCCTGTCTGTTGATACATTTTTTGCCATCGGTGGTATTTTAACCATTTACACCTTCTTCAAGGCCCATGAAAAAGGAGTCAAATTcaatgtgattttattttatattcacagaTACTTAAG GTTGACTCCAGCTTTGATGGCAATGATCCTTTATCAGGCCACCTTAGTGAGGTACGCCGTTAATCGACCTGGCTCAGCCATTGAGAATTTGTCTGACCCCTGCAGACAATATTGGTGGTCAACCATCCTCTACATACAAAACTACGTTGAACCCACCAAATCGGTATAA
- the LOC109603438 gene encoding nose resistant to fluoxetine protein 6, whose product MEVFVPPKQLYKNMMPLKGVEVLDANAKIPSGILNSNTYDLGSYDECYYLKTGVEDVFGKYCLGQVTITIPEEYKEEILNQTQRDSLSLQLYLGYCLPSTCSTEDFNQVYSWANFDESRCASKAIVKEYDASDVAAISVFSVIAALVVLCTTYDVYLYYTDQKPIHYTFTAFSLWTNCQKLFKTSSGEGQLSCINGFKALSMIWVVFGHSHSMFQSYILENIIDVADFITDAKNMYMLAAPLSVDTFFAIGGILTIYTFFKAHEKGVKFNVILFYIHRYLRLTPALMAMILYQATLVRYAVNRPGSAIENLSDPCRQYWWSTILYIQNYVEPTKSCVGQSWYLMVDMQLFVLTPLVLIPFIRWPKQTLYALCCLAVAGCVAPFIITYDLSLNLSYGYVDTEGYFMRYYYIQTYARFGPYVIGMIFGYFIYLFKSKPELVDTIPRRNLVVLGLWIFALAGLAATSYGGAPIITGVDQGRLSTSIFNALFRNGWAVCCCVVIALCSLGFGGPINGFLSIPMFQFLSKISYSIYIVHITLIYIKIMNTRIITHFSEYDVIYIFLGDFMVSVFVAFFFCAVFESPIIILEKFLFGGFKKTKPTIINEKQ is encoded by the exons ATGGAAGTTTTTGTACCTCCAAAGCAATTGTACAAGAATATGATGCCTCTGAAGGGGGTCGAAG TCCTTGATGCTAACGCAAAAATCCCCAGTGGAATATTAAACTCAAACACCTACGATCTTGGTTCGTATGATGAGTGTTACTATTTGAAAACTGGTGTTGAAGACGTGTTTGGAAAGTATTGCTTGGGGCAGGTTACCATTACAATACCTGAG GAATACAAGGAAGAAATCCTGAACCAAACCCAAAGGGACTCCCTGAGTTTGCAACTTTATCTTGGGTATTGCCTTCCCAGTACCTGTAGTACTGAAGACTTCAACCAGGTTTACTCTTGGGCCAACTTTGATGAAAGTCGCTGTGCCTCCAAAGCTATTGTAAAAGAATATGATGCCTCCGACGTAGCAGCCAT ATCAGTATTTTCAGTCATAGCTGCCCTAGTTGTACTATGTACCACTTATGATGTTTACCTTTACTACACAGACCAAA aaccaATACATTACACCTTCACAGCCTTTTCCTTGTGGACCAACTGCCAGAAGCTTTTTAAAACAAGCTCTGGTGAAGGACAACTGTCATGCATTAACGGTTTTAAGGCCCTAAGTATGATATGGGTGGTGTTTGGGCACTCACATTCAATGTTTCAGTCCTATATATTAGAAAACATTATTGATGTAGCCGACTTTATAACTGACGCCAAGAACATGTACATGCTTGCAGCCCCCCTGTCTGTTGATACATTTTTTGCCATCGGTGGTATTTTAACCATTTACACCTTCTTCAAGGCCCATGAAAAAGGAGTCAAATTcaatgtgattttattttatattcacagaTACTTAAG GTTGACTCCAGCTTTGATGGCAATGATCCTTTATCAGGCCACCTTAGTGAGGTACGCCGTTAATCGACCTGGCTCAGCCATTGAGAATTTGTCTGACCCCTGCAGACAATATTGGTGGTCAACCATCCTCTACATACAAAACTACGTTGAACCCACCAAATCG TGTGTGGGACAGTCATGGTATTTGATGGTGGACATGCAACTCTTCGTTTTGACACCTCTTGTATTGATACCCTTCATTAGATGGCCTAAGCAAACACTGTATGCCTTGTGTTGCTTAGCAGTTGCTGGCTGTGTGGCACCCTTCATCATCACCTACGACTTAAGCTTAAACTTGTCGTATGGATATGTGGACAC GGAGGGCTACTTCATGCGTTACTATTATATACAGACTTACGCCAGATTTGGCCCTTACGTCATCGGTATGATCTTTGGGtacttcatatatttattcaaatcgaAGCCTGAGCTGGTGGACACAATTCCAAGGAGGAACTTGGTG GTTTTGGGACTTTGGATTTTTGCTCTGGCCGGCCTGGCAGCCACCTCTTACGGTGGGGCACCAATTATAACCGGGGTGGATCAGGGGAGGCTTTCAACGTCCATTTTCAACGCACTCTTCAGGAATGGTTGGGCTGTTTGTTGCTGCGTCGTCATCGCCTTGTGCAGTCTCGGGTTTGGAG GACCCATCAATGGATTCCTTTCAATACCGATGTTTCAGTTCCTGTCCAAGATAtcttattcaatatatattgtgcacataacattaatttacattaaaataatgaacaccAGAATAATCACTCATTTTTCAGAGTATGATGTT atttatattttccttgGTGACTTTATGGTCAGCGTTTTTGTTGCTTTCTTCTTTTGTGCAGTCTTTGAATCtccaattattattctagAGAAATTCCTTTTCG gTGGGTTTAAAAAGACAAAgccaacaataataaatgaaaaacaatga